Proteins from one Aythya fuligula isolate bAytFul2 chromosome 11, bAytFul2.pri, whole genome shotgun sequence genomic window:
- the DTWD1 gene encoding DTW domain-containing protein 1 isoform X1, whose translation MKVFWGITVKRCSSVRHPIKKNRFAGTSYRLFQLSMSLNSSTFLNEENAQGPKRNRECLGSLESQTPSSFQDNPLQQLQLASHKVLEKAQKSGRSKCPRCNSSRMFYCYTCFVPVETVPTKEIPTVKLPLKIDIIKHPNETDGKSTAVHAKLLAPDDVTIYKYPCIPEYKEKRHEIALIFPGSNSVSVKDIAFHLQKHSKKAVCDNDDDCSREPFLKQAKIEPKEEENLSEFIASNRNESTGLKKIIFIDSTWNQTNKIITDERLQGLLQVELKTRKTCFWRHQKGKPDTYLSTIEAIYYFFVDYHQEVLKENYKGQYDNLLFFFSFMYSMIKNAKCCKGKE comes from the exons ATGAAGGTGTTTTGGGGCATCACAGTTAAACGCTGCAGTTCTGTAAGGCATCCTATCAAAAAGAATCGGTTTGCAG GTACATCATATCGTCTGTTTCAGCTAAGCATGTCTTTAAATTCATCTACGTTTTTGAATGAAGAAAACGCTCAAGGaccaaaaagaaatagagaatgTTTGGGAAGTCTAGAATCGCAGACTCCATCATCATTTCAAGATAACCCACTTCAACAATTACAGTTGGCATCACATAAAGTACTTGAAAAGGCACAAAAAAGTGGGAGATCAAAATGCCCACGATGCAATAGTTCAAGGATGTTTTACTGTTATACATGCTTTGTTCCTGTTGAAACTGTCCCTACCAAAGAAATTCCGACTGTGAAG TTACCTTTGAAGATTGACATTATTAAACACCCAAATGAAACAGATGGCAAAAGCACCGCTGTACATGCTAAGCTCCTGGCACCTGATGATGTTACTATCTATAAATACCCTTGCATTccagaatacaaagaaaaaagacatgaa atAGCACTTATCTTTCCTGGCTCCAATTCAGTTTCAGTAAAAGATATTGCTTTCCATCTCCAAAAACACagtaagaaagctgtttgtgacAATGACGATGACTGTTCCAGAGAGCCATTTCTTAAGCAAGCAAAAATAGAAcctaaagaagaagaaaacctaAGTGAATTTATCGCAAGCAACAGGAATGAAAGCACTggactgaagaaaataatatttattgacAGTACCTGGAATCAaactaacaaaataataactGATGAACGACTTcaag ggTTGCTACAAGTCGAgttgaaaacaaggaaaacttGCTTTTGGCGTCATCAGAAAGGAAAGCCAGATACATACCTTTCCACGATAGAAGCAATTTATTACTTCTTTGTGGACTATCACCAGGAGGTTTTGAAAGAGAACTACAAGGGACAATATGAtaacctgctttttttcttttcatttatgtaCTCAATGATTAAAAATGCCAAGTGttgtaaaggaaaagaataa
- the DTWD1 gene encoding DTW domain-containing protein 1 isoform X2, giving the protein MSLNSSTFLNEENAQGPKRNRECLGSLESQTPSSFQDNPLQQLQLASHKVLEKAQKSGRSKCPRCNSSRMFYCYTCFVPVETVPTKEIPTVKLPLKIDIIKHPNETDGKSTAVHAKLLAPDDVTIYKYPCIPEYKEKRHEIALIFPGSNSVSVKDIAFHLQKHSKKAVCDNDDDCSREPFLKQAKIEPKEEENLSEFIASNRNESTGLKKIIFIDSTWNQTNKIITDERLQGLLQVELKTRKTCFWRHQKGKPDTYLSTIEAIYYFFVDYHQEVLKENYKGQYDNLLFFFSFMYSMIKNAKCCKGKE; this is encoded by the exons ATGTCTTTAAATTCATCTACGTTTTTGAATGAAGAAAACGCTCAAGGaccaaaaagaaatagagaatgTTTGGGAAGTCTAGAATCGCAGACTCCATCATCATTTCAAGATAACCCACTTCAACAATTACAGTTGGCATCACATAAAGTACTTGAAAAGGCACAAAAAAGTGGGAGATCAAAATGCCCACGATGCAATAGTTCAAGGATGTTTTACTGTTATACATGCTTTGTTCCTGTTGAAACTGTCCCTACCAAAGAAATTCCGACTGTGAAG TTACCTTTGAAGATTGACATTATTAAACACCCAAATGAAACAGATGGCAAAAGCACCGCTGTACATGCTAAGCTCCTGGCACCTGATGATGTTACTATCTATAAATACCCTTGCATTccagaatacaaagaaaaaagacatgaa atAGCACTTATCTTTCCTGGCTCCAATTCAGTTTCAGTAAAAGATATTGCTTTCCATCTCCAAAAACACagtaagaaagctgtttgtgacAATGACGATGACTGTTCCAGAGAGCCATTTCTTAAGCAAGCAAAAATAGAAcctaaagaagaagaaaacctaAGTGAATTTATCGCAAGCAACAGGAATGAAAGCACTggactgaagaaaataatatttattgacAGTACCTGGAATCAaactaacaaaataataactGATGAACGACTTcaag ggTTGCTACAAGTCGAgttgaaaacaaggaaaacttGCTTTTGGCGTCATCAGAAAGGAAAGCCAGATACATACCTTTCCACGATAGAAGCAATTTATTACTTCTTTGTGGACTATCACCAGGAGGTTTTGAAAGAGAACTACAAGGGACAATATGAtaacctgctttttttcttttcatttatgtaCTCAATGATTAAAAATGCCAAGTGttgtaaaggaaaagaataa